In Xanthomonas campestris pv. phormiicola, the DNA window CCAGAGCGTTTGCGGGATGGTGCAAAGGGGCAGGTTGTAAAGCGATACCGCTACTCCTGCGCGACGAAAGGCGCCGCTCGAAGCCGTGAGCTGCTCGGCGTAGTCGGCCGGGTCCGCCCACAATGATTCGTAATGCGCTTTTGCGAATCCGACCGGCTCGATGCCCATCAAGGCAACATGTTCGGCAAACGGGAGGTTGCGCAAGATGAAGCGCGTGATTTCTTGGAGGCGCTCGAACGCAGGGCGTACCAGGACGACCCGAATCTCAACCCGTTGCTGCGCGGCTTCGAGCGCATAAAGCCCCCGGATCGTCTGTGCGAACGCGCCTTCGCTTTGGACAACATAGTCATGCAGAGCGTAGTGGTCGCCATACAGCGGGATGCCCCAGCTGAGCCTGGATGTCAGGCCTTTGAACTGGTCGGCAAGCGCCTGGTCGCCGAGCAAGCGGCCATTGGACAGGATATGAAGATGGGTATCGGGTAAGGCTTCTGCGCATTTTGCGATCACGCGGCGAAGGCCGTCGCCAAGCAGTGTCGGTTCGCCGCCACTGATCGCCAGCGATGGTTCAGATCGATCGATGAGCTCGGACAGCTCGCACAATTGCTCGATCCGCCAGTCATCCTGGATTTGCCGCGGCGGCTGCGAGCACATCAGGCAGAAGCTGTTGCAGCGTTCGGTCGCAAAGAGCACGTTGCCTTTGTCGCCACGGCGGTACCGAACCGCGATCTTCTGCCGGAAGTGGTCAAGCTCGATGACGTCGCCCACGCGAACGATGCGGGGATCTCCGCTCAGAGCGATGCAGGGACGCCCCGGCACTACGGCCTGGGATTCTTCGCTCAAGAAGGCAGCCCATGGCAAATCCACAAGATCAGAGGAAAGGGCGTTGGCAGGTACTGCCCGGAGGTCCAGGGCCATTCGCTCGAAAGGATGCGCGCCGGCGGCAATTTCTGCCAAGCCTGCGATCTTGAGCAAACTGGTCTGGGTGTGGCCCGAGATCGTCGCCTTACTCTCAAGCGGCAACATTGAGCGGGCCCTCGACTCGTTCGGCAGCAGGCGATCTCAAGGCCCACCTTTCGAGAAGTTCGCGTTCTTGGGTGCTCGCCGCATCATAGCGCTGCAGCAGCAGATCGAAGAGGCCCATCTGGCGCCGGCAAAAGTCGCTCGTGGGGCGATGGCCGACGACATCGCCTTGTCGCGCGAAGTGGTCTACGGGGTCCGCGCCGCAGAGGGGGACATAGGCGCAATCGCTACATGTCGGCAGCGCCTCGGCTACGGCAGCCTGCATTAGGTGTTTCATCGCTGGCGACGCCAGCCATTGTTCGACCGATTGATCGACGCGTCCAAGCGCGAAGCGCGCGTCACCCATCGCCGCCAGCATGCGTGCTTCGTCCGACGGATAGACCTGCCCATCGTAATCGTAGACGACCGCGCCGAATCCGGCGCCGGTGGGTGAGCGCAAATCCACATAGCCATGGGCAAACGGTCCCAGCAACTGCGACAGCAGCAAGCTCGCGTAAGTCTCTTCCATTTGGAAGCCGCTTCGGTTGACTTCGATGAGGTGATTCAAGGCCCTTGTATAAAAATCCAGGAAAGCGTCTGTCGAATAGCCGTTGCGATCCTGTGTCTTGGCGGCAAAGCCGTAAGGGCTCAGCGGACGCAACGAAATCGAATGGAAACCGAGCTTCCGGTACTCGTCGATGATGGCTGCAGGGACTTCCAGGCTTCGCTTGGTCAAGGTCGTGAGCGCCGATACCGCGTCGTCGCCAAGCGCCGTGCGGCCGCGCTCGATACCTTCAAGGGTTCTGCGATAGCTGTCGCGCTCAGGGCGCGGCCGGTTGGCGTTGTGCAACCATTCCGGGCCGTCCAGAGAGGTGGAAAGCTTGAACCGATGCTCCTTGAAGAAGCTGAGTTGGCTGTCGGTCAGGTCGTGGAGCGTAGACGCCACAACAAAGCGCAGAGAACGTTTTTCCGCGACATTGCGTGCAAGGATCCGCTCCGTGATCGCTCTGACCTGGTCGAAGTGAAGC includes these proteins:
- the hxsC gene encoding His-Xaa-Ser system radical SAM maturase HxsC: MLPLESKATISGHTQTSLLKIAGLAEIAAGAHPFERMALDLRAVPANALSSDLVDLPWAAFLSEESQAVVPGRPCIALSGDPRIVRVGDVIELDHFRQKIAVRYRRGDKGNVLFATERCNSFCLMCSQPPRQIQDDWRIEQLCELSELIDRSEPSLAISGGEPTLLGDGLRRVIAKCAEALPDTHLHILSNGRLLGDQALADQFKGLTSRLSWGIPLYGDHYALHDYVVQSEGAFAQTIRGLYALEAAQQRVEIRVVLVRPAFERLQEITRFILRNLPFAEHVALMGIEPVGFAKAHYESLWADPADYAEQLTASSGAFRRAGVAVSLYNLPLCTIPQTLWPYAKQSISNWKNDYLDACSGCAAKTQCGGFFSWVTPQWTSRAVSPIKKEIACLTH
- the hxsB gene encoding His-Xaa-Ser system radical SAM maturase HxsB encodes the protein MKFRSPQAFMGKAETYHLLPLRFRRLPWDQDRVFVSSLAGDWLMMQRSAFERFVGHDLAADDPLLADLQARHLLVLDQSRSSLAPLMSQYRTRKSYLLDGPALHIFVVSLRCHHTCSYCQVSRQHSSATDFDMNTDASALAVDRLFEWPTPELTIEFQGGEPLLHFDQVRAITERILARNVAEKRSLRFVVASTLHDLTDSQLSFFKEHRFKLSTSLDGPEWLHNANRPRPERDSYRRTLEGIERGRTALGDDAVSALTTLTKRSLEVPAAIIDEYRKLGFHSISLRPLSPYGFAAKTQDRNGYSTDAFLDFYTRALNHLIEVNRSGFQMEETYASLLLSQLLGPFAHGYVDLRSPTGAGFGAVVYDYDGQVYPSDEARMLAAMGDARFALGRVDQSVEQWLASPAMKHLMQAAVAEALPTCSDCAYVPLCGADPVDHFARQGDVVGHRPTSDFCRRQMGLFDLLLQRYDAASTQERELLERWALRSPAAERVEGPLNVAA